In Corynebacterium sp. P4-C1, the sequence TAGAGGGTCTTGTCCAGCCGCACCCAGCACGGCTCACCGGAAGGGTTCCACTCGCCGCATCCGATGGGAAGCCAATTCGCCTCGTCGGCGTGGTCTTCGTTGGCGGAGATCAGCAGCCCCAGGACATCGTGGTGGTCGCGCCCCACGACGAGCAGAGCCCTTTCACGCAGCGGAACAGTCGGAATGTTGAACCATACCACTTCGCCGGGTTCGGCTTGCCCGTCCATGTCAGGGGCGTAGAAGATGTTGCGTGAGATCTCCCCGGTGGGCACGACGCGCGCCCGGGCGGCACGGCGGCGTTGGCTGGTGGGGGAGTTGCCCATGCGGTCGTTGAGGATCTCCAGCCCCTGGTCGAGCGCCGTCGTCCTATCGGCAAACCGCCGTAAGAATTTCATTGTGTAGTCCTAGAGTTCCAGGCGCTCAATATTCGCGCGCAGATCGGCCAGCGCCTCTGGCTCGCCGTTGTGGCGCGCGAAGCGGGTTTGGGCCAGGGCCTGCTGGGTGAGCGCGCGCCAGTGGTCGGCGCTGAGGGGGAGCCGATTGGCCTGGCAGTAGTTGTACATGCCCAAGCATTGATCGAGAACGTCGTTTTCCTCGGCTGTCATGGTCAGCCGGTCCACGATGAACACGGGAAGGGCCGCTGCCGGTTCGCCGCCGAATTTCTGGATCAACCGTTGCTGCGGCGGAAGTTGCCGTTTCTGGGCGGAGCTAAAGATCATCTGTTGGCCCATGGCGACGAGACCGAAAACAAAGGCGGCGAAAGCGGCACCGATGCCGGCCAGGACGGCATCGAGGTTGGGGATCACCGCACCGGCCGCGATAGCGATCACGGAGATGACGGCGCAGGTCGCCGCCAAGACTGAACACGACGTGGCCATGCCCGAGGTCTTCCGGGCGGGCGGCGCGGGTGCGACGGGCTCGATGAAGCGGATGAACTCGTCGTAGGTGCGGAAGGTGTGCGCGTTGGTGCCGTCCATGAGCTGGTCGAGGTTCTGGGGCAGCACGAAGCGGCTGAAGTCTTTCGGGAACAGTTCGGTCGACGCCTGCCAGTCGCGGCGCACCGGTTGCGCACCGAGCCACGGACTGTTGTCGTTCATTGCAGCCTCCCTTTCTGCTGCATACTTTAGCGCGTGACGGCGATTGCCCTCCGGCAGTGCGCTCACGGTATGGTGACCTTAGTTTTTCAGGAGGGATGGCGATGGCGAAGACGAGCACCAATTTCGCGTTGACGACGTTCACGGATCCGGCGCAGATCCGGAATTTCTGCATCATCGCGCATATCGACCACGGCAAATCCACCCTCGCGGACCGGATCCTCCAGTTGTCCAACGTGGTCGAGGCGCGCGACATGCGCGACCAGTACCTCGACAACATGGATATCGAGCGCGAGCGCGGCATCACGATCAAGGCCCAGAACGTTCGCCTGCCGTGGACCACGAAGGACGGCCAGCAGACGATTCTGCAGATGATCGACACCCCGGGCCACGTGGATTTCTCGTACGAGGTGTCGCGTTCGCTCGACGCGTGCGAAGGCGCCATTCTGCTTGTCGACGCAGCCCAGGGCATCGAGGCCCAGACCCTCGCCAACCTGTACATGGCGATGGAGAACGACCTCGAGATCATCCCGGTGCTGAACAAGATTGACCTGCCCGCCGCCGACCCAGAGAAGTACGCGGGAGAGATCGCCCACATCATCGGCTGTGAGCCGGAGGAAGTCCTGCGCGTATCCGGTAAAACCGGCGAAGGCGTGGCGGAGCTCCTGGACAAGGTCGTCGAGCTGATTCCGCCGCCGACGTCTCTTGCCGAAGAGGGGGCCGACGCGCCGGCCCGCGCGCTCGTCTTCGACTCCGTCTACGACACGTTCCGCGGCGTGGTCACCTACATCCGCATGATCGACGGCAAGCTCGAGTCAGGCCAGAAGGTGACCATGATGAACACTGGTGTCACCCACGACATCCTCGAGATCGGCATTGTCTCCCCGACGATGCAGAAGACGAAGGGGCTCGGGCCCGGCGAGGTCGGCTACCTCATCACCGGCGTGAAGGATGTCCGCGAGACCCGTGTCGGCGACACCGTCACCTGGGCTTCCAAGGGTGCCTCCGAACCCCTCGCCGGCTTCGAGGACGTGAAGCCGATGGTGTATTCGGGCCTGTTCCCGGTGTCCCAGGAGGACTTCCCGACGTTGCGCGAGAGCTTGGAGAAGCTTCAGCTTAACGACGCCTCCCTCACCTGGGAGCCGGAGACTTCCGTCGCCCTCGGCTTCGGTTTCCGCTGCGGCTTCCTTGGCCTGCTGCACATGGAGATCACCCGCGACCGCCTTGAGCGCGAGTTCGATCTCGACCTGATCTCCACCGCGCCGTCCGTCACGTACCGCGTCATTGCGGAGGATGGCTCCGAGTCCTTGGTGCACAACCCTTCCGACTGGCCGGGCGGGAAACTGCAGGAAATCTACGAGCCGGTCGTGAATATGACGCTCATCGTCCCGCAGGAATTCGTGGGCGCCACCATGGAGCTGTGCCAGTCCAAGCGCGGCCAGATGAAGAATATGGAGTACCTCTCTGAGGAGCGCGTCGAGCTGCGCTACATCATGCCGCTCGGCGAGATCATCTTCGACTTCTTCGACATGCTCAAATCCCGCACGAAGGGCTACGCCTCCCTTAACTACGAGGAAGCCGGTGAGCAGCCCGCCGACCTTGTCAAGGTGGATATCCTTCTGCAGGGCGACCCGGTCGATGCCTTCTCCGCCATCGTCCACCGCGATTCCGCCCAGTGGTACGGCAACAAGATGACCAAGAAGCTGAAGGAATTGATTCCCCGCCAGCAGTTCGAGGTTCCTGTGCAGGCGGCCATCGGCTCCAAGATCATCGCCCGCGAGAATATCCGCGCGCTGCGCAAGGACGTCTTGTCCAAGTGCTACGGCGGCGATATTTCCCGTAAGCGTAAGCTGCTGGAAAAGCAGAAGGCCGGTAAGAAGCGCATGAAGTCGATTGGTTCCGTCACGGTGCCCCAGGAAGCATTCGTCGAGGCCCTGTCCACCGACGAGGAATAGTTTTTCAGGTATACCTGAAAAACTATTCCAGGTCTGCGAGTTTTTCAGGTATACCTGAAAAACATGAGGGCTTTTCCGCGAGACGACTACCTAGATTTTCTCCGCCGCGTTCACGAACGAGACTTGGTGCGAATCATCACCGGTGTGCGCCGCTGCGGCAAGAGCACGCTACTTGAGCTGTACCGGGAAGAACTCGTGGCCTCAGGAGCGGACCCGCGGTCGATCCTGACCATCAACTTCGAGGATGCCGCCAACGACGCTTTGCGCTCACCTGATGCGTTTCTCCTTCATGTTCTCGAGCAGGTCGAAGTGAATTCTGTCCGGTATCTCCACGTCGACGAGGTTCAAGAGCTAGGTGACTGGTCCCGTGTAGTCAATTCATTGCGGGTGAATCCCGGTCTCGAAATATGCGTCACGGGATCAAATGCCACGATGTTCTCCGGTGAGTCGTTGACGTACCTCGCCGGCAGGTATATCGAGCTCCATATGCTCCCCCTGTCGCTCGCCGAGTTCCGGAGATTCAGGAAGGATTCGGGCAGCAGCGCGGAGGCGTATCGGACGTGGATGGATATCGGTGGGTTTCCAGCGGCAGTGCTGGCTGGGGACCCGGACATCACAGACCAGATCAATTCCAGCCTGTTCGATTCGATCTTCACCCGGGACATCGCCACCCGCGGCCAGATCCGCGACACCGAAGTCTTCCTTCGCGTGGCGCGCTTCGTTTTCGATAACGCGGGATCCCCGTTGTCGACCAACAAAATCAGTAGCCATTTGAAGAGCCAGGGCTACTCCTCCTCGCCGGAGTCGGTCGACCGCTACCTAGGGTTGATGGAAGATGCCCACTTGATATACCGGTGCTCCCGGTACGATACCCAGGGAAAACAGTGGTTGAAAACGAACGGGAAGTTCTATTTCGTCGACCCCGGTCTCCGGACTGCTCTCCTCGGATCGCGGGATGTGAACCGGGGGCACGATCTGGAGAACATGGTTTACCTGGAATTGAGGAGACGCCGGTACCGGGTCTCCACCGGGCATTCGAAAAACGCAGAGATTGATTTCGTGGCCACGCGGGGCAAGGATACGGCTTTCATCCAGGTGGCGTACTCCACCGATGATGCGTCGACGCTCGAGCGCGAGCTGCGCCCCTTGGCGGCAAACGCGGACCGCGCCCGCACCTATCTGATCACTGCTGACCGGATTCCTCCCTCCACGGGCTCCGTGACATGGATTGATGCATTTGAATTCCTTGCCGGAGCACCCCTCGACTGACCCCCTTATACTCGGGTCGTGTTTTCAACGATCATTCCGCCGAACGCGTCCACCCGTGAGCATGAGTTAAAGGTGCCGTGGGACCGGACAAACTCGGATCTCGGCACGTTCACGCTCTTTGCGCGCGAGCTGTACACGGACGAGTCCCTTCCGCCCCTGTTGTTCCTGCAGGGCGGTCCGGGCAATCCGGCGCCGCGCATGGTGCAGGGATGGATCCCGGAGGCGCTCAAGCACTACCGCGTTTTTCTTCTCGACGAACGCGGCACCGGCCGGTCCGGCAAGATCGACAAGGGCACCCCGGACCTCATCCGCCCAGAGATCCTGTCGAAATTGCGCTGCCCGGACGTGGTGGCGGACGCGGAAGATCTGCGGCGCCATCTCGGATTCGAGACGTGGGACGTGCTGGGTAATTCCTTCGGCGCGTTGTGCGTGGGCGCCTATCTATCGTTCGCTCCGGAAGGACTCGGAAGGGCATTTCTCACCGGCGCTCTTCCCCACATCGGCTGGACCCCGGACGAGTATAATGAGATCACGCTGAATCTCGTCGATAAGCGCTGCCAAGAGTTCTACGACGCTGTTCCCTTCGCCGAGGAGAACGTCCGAAAAGTGTGCGCGCACCTGCAAGAAACAGACGAATTCTTGCCGACGGGGGAGAAACTCTCCGCGAACCGCTTCCGTTTCATCGGCGTGGCGTTGGGCGCAGAATTCGGCTTCACCATGCTGGCTAACCTGCTGGAATCACCCTTCTACGAACACGAAAAGCGGCTCCGAAAGGATTTTCTCGCCCAGGTCAGCGGCTTCATCAGCACGGAGGTCAACCCGCTGTGGCCGGTCGTCCACCAAACCCTCATCGGTTCTTCGGATGCGGTGGGGCAATCGCACCTCGCAGCAGATCCGGCCTCAGCTGAGTCCTACTATTTGCTCGGCAACCATTTCTTCCGGCACCATTTTGAGGAAGATCCCGCGCTAAAGCCGTTCAGAGCCGCGGTCGAGGAGATGGAAACATACGACTGGCCCCCGCTTTTCGACGAAACCCAGCTCGCCAAAAACGAGGTCCCCGCCACCGTCGCCCTCTTCGAGCGCGATATGTTCGTCCCTATTGACCTGGCAAAACAGGCGGCCTCCGCGATCGGCAATCTCACCGTCTGGACCCACCCGGAGTGGGACCACGACGCTATCTACAACCACGGACAAGAACTATTCCGCGCGATTCACGAGATATCGCCCGCCCAGGGGAACGAGGGCTGAGCGCCGGGGCGCGTGACCGCGAAAGCACCCACCTTCGCCGCGAAACGGGCGGCTTCCACGAGAGAATCGCCCTGAATGAGGCGGTGGCACAGCGCGCCCGTGAAGGCGTCGCCTGCGCCAACGGAATCGACAGACTCCACACGGGGAGATGCGACCCGCACGACTCCGCCGCCATTTCCCACCAGCGCCCCGTCTGCACCCAACGTGACGACGACAGAAGGAAATTCGCGCAACAGCTCGTCCGCACAGACCTCAGGCGAAGACTTCTTTCCGAGCACCAGCTGCGCCTCGTGCTCGTTGACGATCAGCGGATCGGCTCTTCGCAGAGCTTCCCGGTCCACCTCGATCACCGGCGCCAGATTCACCACCACGCGCCCGCGCGCCAGCTGGACCGCCCGCGCGAAACCATCCGCGGGGATCTCGCCCTGCAACAAAACAAGTTCCGCGTCGGCAATCAACGCAGCATGCTTATCGACGACACCTGCCCCCACCACACCGTTCGCCCCCGGCACCACCATCACGGTGTTCTCTCCGTCCGCCGCAACTGTGATGACCGCCAGTCCGGTCGGGGTGGGGGATGTCTCGACGGCTGTGAGGTCGACGCCGGCGTCGATAAGCAACTGCTTCGCGTCGTCGGCGTGCGCGTCGTTTCCTGTCGCCCCCACGAGCGCTACGGAGCTTCCCAGACGCGCCGCCGCGACGGCCTGGTTCGCCCCTTTTCCGCCGGGCGTGATGCCGCCGCCGCTGCCCAGCAGCGTCTCGCCGGGGTGGGGATGCCGCTGAACGTTAACGGTCAGATCGGCGTTGACGGAGCCGACCACGACGATGTTGAAAGCCATGCTTTTACCCTACGGAATCGCCGCGAGCAATTTCCTGGTGTACTCGTGCCGCGGGTTCGCCCACACCTCCTCGGTAGGGCCTGTCTCCACGATGCGGCCGTGGTGGAGCACCGCGATCGTCGGGCAGACCTGCCGGACAACGGACAGATCGTGGGACACGAAGACGAGGGTGACGTTGTCGTGGACGACCAGTTCGTCGATAAGCTCCAGCACCTGCGCCCGTACGGACACGTCGAGGGCTGAGACCGGTTCGTCCGCGATGAGGATCTCCGGGTGCGGGGCCGCGGCGCGCGCGATCGAGATCCTCTGCCGCTGGCCGCCCGAAAATTGGCTCGGGTAGCGGCCGCCAACTCCCTCAAGTCCGACCTGCGCGAGAACCTCGTCTGCCCGTGTGTCGCCTGCGCCCGCCTCCTTGATCGAATCGCGGACCGTGCGGCGCGGGTTGAGCGACGAGTACGGGTCCTGGAAGACCATCTGCAGGCCCCCGTCGACGTTCACCGTTCCCGAATCCGGTTGGTTGAGCCCCGAAATGATCCGCAGGAGCGACGTCTTGCCCGAGCCGGAACCGCCCACGATGCCGATCCGCTCGCCCTTGCGCACCGACAAGCTCACGTCGTCGAGCGCCACCGTGCCGCCGCGTCTCCAAGTCACGTTGCGCAATTCGATCGCCGGCCCGCCGGTCTCCCTGAGCTTCGCGGGAAGGCCCGGTTTCGACGCCGCCACCAACTGCGCGGTGTAGTCGACCTGCGGGTTATCCAAATCAGCGTCGGGGTCCACAATCTGTCCGTGCTTGAGCACAATGACCCGGTCGGTCATTTTCTTGATCACGGCGAGGTCGTGGGTGATGAACAGCAGCGCCATCCCCCGTTCCCGCACCAGTGTGTCCAGCAGGACGAGAATCTGCCGCTGCACCTCCACGTCGAGAGCCGTCGTCGGCTCATCGCAGATCAGCAGGTCCGGGTCGCCCGCGATGGCCATGGCGATCAGAACTCGTTGCCGCTGTCCGCCCGAAAGCTGGTGGGGGTACGCGTCCGTGCGGTCGACACCCACCTCTCGCAGAAGCTCGCGCGCCTTATGAATGGAGCACGCTTCCGCCACCTGGCGCTCCACCGTCATCAGCGGGTCGAGCGCCGTCATCGGCTCCTGAAAGACCATGGACACCGTCGAACCGCGCTGCTTACGCTTCACCCGCGGCGACGAGCCGATCATGTCCGTCCCGTTGAGCGTGACCGTCCCGGACACCGGGAGCCGCTCATCCAGCAGCCCCATGATCGTCAGGGCCGTCATCGACTTGCCGGAGCCTGATTCGCCGATCAGGCCGAGACGTTCGCCGGGCGCGATATCGAATGAGATCCGGTCTAGGATCCCGTCGATGCACACATCTTCAACATGCACGAGTGTCACCGGTGGGACCTCCTGTCAGCCACAGCATCGCCGAGCAGGTTGAAGCCCAGCACTGTCGCGGCGATGGCTAGACCCGGCCACAGCGCCAGGTGGGGAGCAGTGGAGAGGAATGCCTGCGACGACTGCAGCATCCGCCCCCAAGAGGCGTACGGCGCAGGCGTTCCCAGGCCCAGGAAAGACAGCCCCGCCTCCGCCAGGATCGCCAAAGCCAGCGCCACCGAGACCTGCACCGCCAGCGTCGCGGTGATATTCGGCAGCACATGCCGCCACGCAATCACGACCCCGGAGACCTTGGAGATCCGCGCCGAGAGCACGTAGTCCTGCGCCATCACCTGCAGCGTCCCCACCCGCGAGACACGTGCGAACCCGGGGATACCGGCGATGCCGATGGCCAGCACCACAATCCACATCGAGCTCCCGAACACCGCTGTGAACACGATGGCCAACAGCAGCGCGGGGAATGCCAGGAGCAAATCGTTGCCCCGCATGATCAGCCGCTCGGTCCAGCCGCGGCTCATGCCGGCCCACACTCCCAGCGGAACCCCGACCGTGGCAGACAGCGCGACCGACGCCACCGCGACTGTCAGCGTGGTCCGTGCCCCGTCCATCACGCGGCTGAGCACGTCGCGCCCGTACTGGTCCGTCCCCATCCAATGGGCGAGCGTTGATCCTTGCAGCCTCTCCGCCGGCACTGCGTGCACGGGGTCGTACGGAGTCCACACCATCGCGACCACAGCGAAGAGCACCGCCATACCGACGAACAGGAGGCCTAGCCACTTCCTCATGCCTGGCTCCTCAACCGCGGGTCGATGAACCTGTACAGCACGTCCACCACCAGTGTGACCGCCAGGGTGAACACGACGAGGAGCATCATGAGGGTCTGCACCGTGGTGAGGTCGCGGGTCGCCACCGCATCCAGCAGCATGGAGCCCAGCCCCGGAAGGGCGAACACGCGCTCGATGACCACCGCACTCACGATCAGAGTGGTGAACTGCAGTCCCGTGACTGTCAGCACAGGGAGAAACGCGTTGCGCAGGGCGTGCCGGTACAGCGCCTGGCGGGTGGACAGGCCCACAGCACGGGCGGTGCGGACATAGTCTTTGTCCAGTTCCTCGTTGACTGCGCTGCGCACATAGCGTGTGAGGATCGCTGCCTGAACAAGCGCCAGCGCGATCACCGGCAACACCAGATGCGCCAGGAACGCGCCGAATCCCGCGTTGGGCGGGACCCAACCGTTCGCCGGCAGCCAGCCCAACCACACGGAGAACACCACGACGGCGAGAATGCCCACGAGGAAGCTCGGTACCGCGATCCCGACCTGGGTCAACGCCGAAACAATCGCAGTGTCCAGCTTTCCGCGCCGCCGCACGAGATACGTGCCTAAAGGAACGGCGATGGCCATTGAGAGCACCATGGCGCTCACCGTCAGGATCAGGGACACCTGCATCCTGTCGATCACCAGGGGAGTGATGTCCTGCTTGCTCGTCAGGGAGGTACCGAAATCGCCCGTCAGCATTCCGCCGACCCAGTCGAAATACTGCACGACCAGCGGCCGGTCGGTGCCCAATTGCGACGCCAGTTTCGCCACGTCCTCTTCCGAGGCGGTCACACCTAGCGCGATCCGCGCCGGGTCGCCCGGAATTGCGCGCAGCAGCAGGAAGATGATCACGCTCGCGGCGAAGAGCAGCGACACGAAGCGTCCGACCGCCTTCATCCCCTAGTCACCTCCGCCAGGCTGAGTCCGTCAGTGACCACGTCCGGATCGACTCCTTTCACGCCGGGGGCGGTGACAACGATATTGGGCAGATTTGCCAGGGTCAGGGAGCCCGCATCCGCCATGATCGAGTCGACGGCGTCGTGCATGAACTCGATCTGCTGATCCGGGGTGCCGGCATCCGCCCCGGCGAAATCGTCCCGCACCACCTCGGAGTTGTACCCGACGTAGTACTCGGGGGAAAACAGCTGCGGCATATCGCGCGGTTCGACGTGCGCGATCAACGACGACTGGTAGTCCGCCTGTTTGAGCACCTGGTTCAGCCACACCGCGGGGAATTCGACGGTGGTCAGCTTCACCTCGAAGCCGACGTCCTTGAGCTGCGAGAAAATCAGTTCCGCCGCGTCCTGCGCGTACGGGAGGGACGGCACGGTCAACTCCACTTCTGGGGTTTTTCCCGCTAGAAGCTTGCGCGATTTGTCGGGGTCGTAGGGAAAATAATCGTTCCCCGTGAACCACGGGTCACTCGGCGCGACGGGGGCACCGCCGGTGTCAGCGGCCATGCCGGACCACACGATGTCGTTGAGCGCGTCCCTGTCGATCGCGTACGCAACCGCGCGGCGCACATCCGGGTCGTTGAACGGAACGGCTTTATTGTTCAAGCTCAGCAAAACCTCGCCGTTCGTCGTCCCCACATCCACGCCGAATTCACCGGGCAAAGTCTCCAGCAATTCGGGGGCCTGCAGCCCCCACACCACATCGACATCGCCCACGCGCAGGGCATTCACAGACGAAACAGCATCCGAGAAGTACCTGATCGCAGCGTCCTGCCGCGCGGGATCACCCCAGTAATCGTCGCGCGCCGAGAAGGAAATCGACTCGCCGAGCGCGAAATGATCGACGATGTACGGCCCGGTCCCCACAGGATCGGTCGCGAGCTTATCGATGCCTCCCGGAGCCATCATCGCCCCCGTCAGCGTCCCCATCGACCACAGCCAACTATTCGACGGGGTCTGAAGTGTCACCTTCAACGTCAGCGGATCGACGACCTCGACGCCACTGACTGGCGCCATCTGTGCGGACAACCCGTTCGTCCATTTTTCCCGCACGTAGTTGATTGAGAATGCGGCGGTCTCGGCAGTGAATTTCTCGCCGTTGGAGAAGGCCACACCGTCTTTGAGGTGGAACGTGTATTCGGTCCTGTCGTTGCTGATGTCCCAGCTTTCGGCGAGGAAGGGTTGAGGCTGGCCGGAGTCGTCGATACGCACGAGCGTCTCGTACACGTTGTTCATGAGCGCCTGCGGGATCGCGGCACCTCCGGTGGTGGTGAAATCGAGCGACGCGGGCGCCGACGTCGTGCCCACGACCACGCTGTCCGGTTCGATACGGCCGACATTCGATGCCGTGCTGCCGGCGGAACACGCAGACAGCAATCCGACCGAAAGTACCGCCATGACGGTACCGAGTGCTCTCATGTGCAAAAGGCTATTCTTGCGCTGCGGTGATCTCAAACCTCAACGGAATGGACGCACCCCGCACACTGCTGAGTTCGACCTTGACCATATCTCCGCGGTAAATATTCTCCGCGTATTCCACCGGTTCACCCTGGAATGTGAAACCCCTCATTTCCAGCCGCCAAACCGGGTCGCCTTCCGGAATTTCCAGAAGCTCCGCGTGCGTGGCGGTGGCCCTGTCCACTTGCGCGGTGCGGGACGCGTTGTCGATGACCACGCCGGCGTCGAAAAGCTGGTCGTGCACAGGTTCGCTCTCCGGGGTCAAAGCCAGGAACCGCTCGCCGAAGCGGAGGGGGAACACGAGCCTTTCGATGAGCACCGGTACCCCATTCGCCGAGCGCACGCGCACGATTTCCACGACGGGGTCGTTGACCTTCAGGTTGAGCGCCACAGCGATCTTCTCGCCGGCGGGCTCCCTCGCGACCCGGATGATCTTCTCGCCCGGGGTCTGGCCCGCTTCCGCGACGAGTGCGGATGCGGAGATGAGCGCGTTAAAGCTGTTCGTCTTCGGGGCCTCCAGCACGAGCGAGCGGCGGCCGCGGCCGGACGAGATCAGGCCCATGCCCCGCAGGTTCGCCACAGCTTGGCGCACGGGGCCGCGCGAAGTGTCGAATTGCGCGCACAGCTCCGCCTCGGAGGGGAGAGGATCGCCCGGTGCGAGGGTTCCGTCATCGATCAAGCCGCGGAGATAGTCCGCGATTTCCTCGTGCTGCTGTCGGCGTGCGATGGGAATTCTCCTGGCTCGAACTTGTCAAACTGTCTAAACTTTACCCGACAACCTCTCGCTAGAGTACAAAAACACCGACATAAATATTCATCTAGACTGCGCCGGAAACGATCTCCATTGCCCGGACCGCCTCGTCGTGGGTGGGGGACTGGAACGAAACCATCAGCTCGTCCGCCTTCGCGTGCGCCGCGAAATTCTCCAGGTAGTCCGCGACCTGCTCGCCAGTGCCTTGCGCGGTGTAGCGCAGCATACCGACGATCTGCTGGCCCTGCGGCGAGGCCATCACATTGTCCAGCTGTTCTTCGGTGAGGGTCCGCCCCTGGCGTCCCAGGAGCGCGCGCACCCTCGCGCGGTGGACAAGTTCTGTCTGGCGCGCGGCGTCCGCTGCGCTATCTGACGCAGTGACATTCACTGCGGCGATCACGTACGGCTCCGGGTGCCGCTCGGAGGGCTGGTAGTTCTCGCGGTAGTAGGTCGTCGCCGCCTCCAGGTGCGTCGGTGCGAAGTGGGAGGCGAATGAATACGGTAGCCCCAGCTTCGCCGCCAATGTCGCCCCGAACATCGAAGATCCGAGAATGTACAGCGGCACATTCGTTCCGGCTCCCGGCATGGCGGTCACACCCGGCACCACCGAATTCCCGGCGAGATAGCCCTGGAGCTCCAAGACATCGTCCGGGAAATTTTCCGCCGCCATCGGATCCCTGCGGAGGGCCCGCCCAAGAGTGTTCTGGTCTGTGCCGGGTGCGCGTCCGAGACCCAGGTCAATGCGGTCCGGGTACAGCTCGGCGAGCATGCCGAACTGCTCCGCAATCACATACGGGGAGTGGTTGGGAAGCATGACGCCGCCAGCACCGAGACGAATCTTCTCGGTCTTGGCGGCGATATGGGAAATGAGCACCGCCGGCGACGACGATGCGATCGACGGCATGTTGTGGTGCTCGGCGTACCAGACGCGGTCGTACCCCAGCTTCTCCGCTGTCTGGGCGAGTTCGACTGAGCGGGCCATGGATTGGCCCGGCGTCTCATCGTCGCGGACAGTGCAGAAATCCAGCAGGGACAGCGGGGTCATGGTGGTCCTTCCGTTCGGGGATTCTTGTCACCCCGTGCAACGTGACGGAAGGCCACCTCATTCCACCTATACGTTCTGCGCTTCGGCCTCCTCCAAAGAGTCGCCGTCAACGGTGCGCTGTGTACCGATTTCGAGCGGGGCATGCGGTTTCGCGAAGTCGATGATGACACCGATCGCGAATGCCACTGCCGTCGGCAGCAGCCAGCCCAGGTCGTAGTCCTGCATCGGCGACCAGTCGACCAGAGGCGACAGAGCGTCTGCGCCCCAGCCGAGAGAAGTGAAGGTGGAGATCAGGGACCAGACCACCGCCACCCAGATTGGCAGGAAGAAGCCCCAGCGCAGGCGCGTGCGGCGACGGAATGCCGGCTCGATCAGGGTGACGAAGATCAGGGCGATCGCCGGCGGGTACAGGAAGCCGATGACGGGGCCGGCAATCGAGATGACGAAGTCGAGGCCCTGCGTCGACATGACGGCGGATGCAACGGCGAAGATGACCGCCCAGGTGTGGTAGGAGCCGGCGAATTGCTGGGAGAAGTACTCGGCGGTCGAGGTGATGAGGCCGATAGCGGTAGTCATGCAGGCGAGCACAACGATGAGCGCGAAAACGGTCTGGCCGGGGCGGCCCATGAGCTGGAGTGCTGCGTCGGCAAGCAACGGCGCTCCGGAGTCGTACTGCCCGGCGTCCGGCATCGCGCGGCCGATCAGGCCGAGGCCCAGGTAGATCAGGGCGAGCAGGATGCTGGCGACGACCGCGGCGAGGATCGTGCCGCGGACAAGCGGCTTGCCTTCCTCGAAGCCCTTGAAGCGCAACGAGGAGATAACCACGATGGAAAATGCCAGCGCAGCGATCGAGTCCATGGTCAGGTAACCCTCCAGGACACCCGTCGGGTAAGCGCTGGAAGCGTAGTCCTCGCTCGGCGAGTAGTGCTGGTTCGTCATCGTGAACAGAGCCATGCCGATCATGACGGTCAGCAGGACCACCAGCGCCGGTGTGAGGAACTTACCCAGGGTGTCGGTGATGCTGTTCGGGTTCCAGGAAATTGCGAGCGCGATGCCGAAAAATACG encodes:
- a CDS encoding LLM class flavin-dependent oxidoreductase gives rise to the protein MTPLSLLDFCTVRDDETPGQSMARSVELAQTAEKLGYDRVWYAEHHNMPSIASSSPAVLISHIAAKTEKIRLGAGGVMLPNHSPYVIAEQFGMLAELYPDRIDLGLGRAPGTDQNTLGRALRRDPMAAENFPDDVLELQGYLAGNSVVPGVTAMPGAGTNVPLYILGSSMFGATLAAKLGLPYSFASHFAPTHLEAATTYYRENYQPSERHPEPYVIAAVNVTASDSAADAARQTELVHRARVRALLGRQGRTLTEEQLDNVMASPQGQQIVGMLRYTAQGTGEQVADYLENFAAHAKADELMVSFQSPTHDEAVRAMEIVSGAV
- the brnQ gene encoding branched-chain amino acid transport system II carrier protein yields the protein MSTAVPSGKKTQTSAIVVTALALFSMFFGAGNLIFPPMLAVEAGENFWPAIFGFLTTGALLPVLAVIAIALSGSNVRDLAQRAGTLFGVVFPVLAYLSIGAFYALPRTGAVSFEVAVTPLFGWESTLTAAIFNIVFFGIALAISWNPNSITDTLGKFLTPALVVLLTVMIGMALFTMTNQHYSPSEDYASSAYPTGVLEGYLTMDSIAALAFSIVVISSLRFKGFEEGKPLVRGTILAAVVASILLALIYLGLGLIGRAMPDAGQYDSGAPLLADAALQLMGRPGQTVFALIVVLACMTTAIGLITSTAEYFSQQFAGSYHTWAVIFAVASAVMSTQGLDFVISIAGPVIGFLYPPAIALIFVTLIEPAFRRRTRLRWGFFLPIWVAVVWSLISTFTSLGWGADALSPLVDWSPMQDYDLGWLLPTAVAFAIGVIIDFAKPHAPLEIGTQRTVDGDSLEEAEAQNV